A single window of Leptospira wolffii serovar Khorat str. Khorat-H2 DNA harbors:
- the loa22 gene encoding OmpA family outer membrane lipoprotein Loa22, with translation MVKKILNILLIGATVFSIALCSSAENKDQAAPEPEQNSAASRNVNVDSPADVFNNQIKDFRYPDGITRPGFSYKKADVSAGDFSEWAKVNIAVIKEGIQKLPDSWALEITGHTDQIGPEEAEGDKKGNVFYGEIRAKAVKQSLVKQGLPANRIVTKSAGSSSPVSGLDAKDPKNRRVTFKFVEVQPKQ, from the coding sequence ATGGTAAAAAAAATTCTAAATATCCTGCTCATCGGTGCAACGGTTTTTTCAATAGCACTCTGCTCTTCTGCGGAAAATAAAGACCAAGCAGCTCCTGAGCCAGAGCAAAATTCCGCTGCTTCTCGTAACGTCAACGTAGACTCCCCTGCAGACGTATTTAATAATCAAATCAAAGACTTCCGTTATCCGGATGGAATCACTCGCCCGGGTTTCAGCTACAAAAAGGCCGACGTTAGCGCGGGAGACTTCAGCGAATGGGCGAAAGTAAACATCGCAGTAATCAAAGAAGGAATCCAAAAACTTCCTGATTCTTGGGCTCTGGAAATCACCGGACACACCGATCAAATCGGTCCCGAAGAAGCCGAAGGCGATAAAAAAGGAAACGTTTTCTACGGAGAAATCCGTGCTAAAGCGGTTAAACAATCTCTCGTAAAACAAGGTCTTCCTGCAAACCGCATCGTTACCAAAAGCGCAGGATCTTCTTCTCCAGTTTCCGGATTGGACGCAAAGGATCCTAAAAACCGCCGAGTAACTTTCAAATTCGTAGAAGTCCAACCTAAACAATAA
- a CDS encoding RluA family pseudouridine synthase encodes MNLELHAEVNDESEGTRIDRFLKDYLGDEISRASIQHWIDSGWVVDSSGKAVLKSSYKVSPGEEFRISVPPKPPLNLTPIKMDLEVIKETPQYLIIRKPPGIASHSGPGDRSATLVNGLLYKFKELSQAGGEARPGIVHRLDKPTEGLMLVAKTDLAHAKLSELFRKREITKKYLAWVQGTLPEGEGTIDKPIGRHPVERLKMTVTPKGRASVTHYSVLRSLVSNTGRKFSLIEADLETGRTHQIRVHFQSLRTPVVGDLLYSKNAHLFQAYGLLLLSYWLEFQDPFSGEEVKAVLSPPERFLKFEEHLERF; translated from the coding sequence ATGAATCTGGAACTTCATGCCGAAGTTAACGATGAATCCGAGGGAACCAGGATCGATCGGTTTTTAAAGGACTATCTGGGAGACGAAATCTCACGAGCTTCCATACAGCACTGGATCGATTCCGGTTGGGTGGTCGATTCTTCCGGAAAAGCCGTTTTAAAATCCTCTTATAAAGTAAGCCCCGGGGAAGAATTTCGGATCTCAGTTCCGCCCAAGCCTCCTTTGAATTTGACCCCGATCAAAATGGATCTGGAGGTAATTAAGGAAACTCCCCAGTATCTGATTATACGAAAACCTCCCGGAATCGCTTCCCATAGCGGCCCTGGAGACAGATCGGCTACACTTGTTAACGGATTACTTTATAAGTTCAAGGAGCTTTCTCAGGCAGGGGGAGAAGCACGTCCAGGGATCGTCCATCGCTTGGATAAACCTACGGAAGGTCTGATGCTAGTTGCGAAGACCGATCTCGCTCACGCTAAATTATCCGAACTATTCCGAAAAAGAGAGATCACTAAGAAATATCTTGCTTGGGTACAGGGAACCTTACCGGAAGGAGAAGGTACGATCGACAAGCCTATAGGAAGACATCCGGTGGAAAGATTAAAGATGACTGTGACCCCGAAAGGAAGAGCGTCCGTCACTCATTATAGCGTGCTTAGAAGCTTGGTCTCCAATACAGGGCGCAAGTTTTCCCTTATCGAAGCGGATTTGGAAACGGGTAGAACCCATCAAATCCGGGTTCATTTCCAGAGTCTTAGGACCCCGGTGGTCGGCGATTTATTATACTCTAAGAATGCCCACTTGTTCCAAGCGTACGGACTCTTATTGCTTTCTTATTGGTTGGAATTTCAGGATCCGTTTTCGGGAGAAGAAGTGAAAGCGGTCCTTTCGCCTCCGGAAAGGTTCTTGAAATTCGAAGAACATCTGGAACGTTTTTGA
- a CDS encoding YkvA family protein, with amino-acid sequence MEEEKIEKIKQGFWPKVKKVAGKVPFLADAIALYYAMLDPETPLKAKLTIAGALAYFLTPFDAIPDILFGAGYLDDAGVVAAVLAAASVYVKDEHKKKAQEFLNSGPQNAT; translated from the coding sequence ATGGAAGAGGAAAAGATCGAGAAAATCAAGCAGGGCTTTTGGCCCAAAGTAAAGAAGGTCGCAGGTAAGGTTCCTTTCCTTGCGGATGCGATCGCCTTGTACTATGCCATGCTGGATCCAGAAACTCCTTTGAAAGCTAAGTTGACCATCGCGGGAGCATTGGCATATTTCTTAACTCCTTTCGACGCGATTCCCGATATTCTTTTCGGTGCGGGATATTTGGACGATGCGGGAGTCGTAGCCGCCGTTCTTGCTGCAGCTTCCGTCTATGTGAAAGACGAGCACAAAAAGAAGGCTCAGGAGTTCTTGAATTCGGGTCCCCAAAACGCCACCTAG
- a CDS encoding inositol monophosphatase family protein — protein sequence MSYENEIKIRYQHFLNFAPKIMEFLTSTHESEDLKVTHKGSIESDLVTIADKGSEELIVTEIRSAFPEDHILGEEGSSHEGTSRFKWIIDPLDGTVNYSHRLPLYCCCIGLEDMETRSAVMGIVPLPALDQVYHAMLGQGAFRDKTRIRVSETHEIKKALLCTGFPYDRDDKIDRLIFNLRNFLIKARGIRRTGSAGLDICWVAEGKFDAFWEEDLKPWDMTAAAAILQEAGGKLSTFANNTFHPYVSNVIASNGKLHEKMVEVLEEFVGLP from the coding sequence ATGAGTTACGAAAACGAAATTAAAATTAGATACCAACACTTCCTAAATTTCGCTCCCAAAATCATGGAGTTCCTGACCTCGACTCATGAAAGCGAGGACTTGAAAGTAACTCATAAGGGAAGCATAGAATCCGACCTTGTAACGATCGCGGACAAGGGTTCGGAAGAATTGATAGTAACAGAAATTAGAAGCGCTTTTCCCGAAGATCATATTTTGGGAGAAGAAGGAAGTTCCCACGAAGGAACGAGTAGGTTCAAATGGATTATCGATCCTTTGGACGGAACGGTCAATTATTCCCACCGGCTTCCCTTGTACTGTTGCTGCATCGGTTTGGAGGATATGGAAACCCGCTCCGCAGTGATGGGTATCGTCCCCCTGCCTGCTTTAGATCAGGTTTATCATGCGATGCTCGGCCAAGGTGCGTTTCGAGATAAGACTCGGATTCGAGTTTCCGAAACTCATGAAATCAAAAAGGCGTTACTCTGCACGGGCTTTCCTTATGATCGGGACGATAAGATAGATCGGTTGATCTTTAATTTGAGAAATTTTCTGATCAAGGCGAGGGGAATCCGAAGAACCGGTTCCGCCGGATTGGACATCTGCTGGGTGGCCGAAGGTAAATTCGATGCATTCTGGGAAGAAGATCTCAAGCCTTGGGATATGACCGCTGCGGCCGCAATATTACAGGAAGCGGGAGGAAAGCTCAGTACTTTTGCGAATAACACTTTCCATCCGTACGTTTCCAATGTGATCGCTTCCAACGGAAAATTGCACGAGAAAATGGTGGAAGTTCTCGAAGAGTTCGTAGGTCTTCCTTAA
- a CDS encoding DMT family transporter, which translates to MSWILLLLAGLFEVGFTTCMKLSDGFKDWKYILGFFAFACVSFYFLNRATATIPLGTAYAVWTGIGAAGTAIVGIVFFGDSFGLGRIFFLTTLIASVIGLKFLGGD; encoded by the coding sequence ATGAGTTGGATATTGTTACTCTTAGCGGGTTTATTCGAGGTGGGTTTCACTACTTGTATGAAACTCTCCGACGGTTTCAAGGATTGGAAGTATATTCTGGGTTTCTTCGCTTTCGCCTGTGTGAGTTTCTATTTTTTAAATCGGGCAACCGCGACTATTCCGCTTGGAACCGCCTACGCAGTATGGACGGGAATCGGCGCGGCCGGAACGGCTATCGTTGGAATCGTATTTTTCGGAGATTCTTTCGGTTTGGGTAGGATCTTTTTTCTGACCACTTTGATCGCTTCCGTGATCGGGTTAAAATTTCTAGGAGGGGATTAA
- a CDS encoding glycosyltransferase family 4 protein: MAVVSPIFSGQVSGGSEKLIYLYTLMLSKFYEVTVLSTRSLDYISWKNQIPVTDLDTVLLGKDSEKKISREWMETEEGNKIRILRFSVDKERNIRKFNRYSDKLFRAHEFESVGKNRFKSQEERERNWVDMQGPYCPDLIQYIETNERDYDVFVFVSYLYYPMVYGLPLVSKKAVVIPTLHDEPPAKLGVYNNLFKDDSAYCFNTPEEKQLFSRLYGYIPSLGSVIGMYLSIPEKEPTEKVPPKSPDKSFDFLYVGRMDEGKGVLKMANFFAEWQKRSGRNDKLSLVGRGDAKLMQKLSKFPHLDLIGFVDEKEKNARIESCDILINPSPMESFSIILMEAWIREKAVMVNGKSDVLQGHCIRSNAGLYYSDQESFAAVADFLVQHPKERGEMGLNGKRYVQANFNPETVERKLVQIVERCIRRRYSD; encoded by the coding sequence TTGGCCGTAGTAAGTCCCATCTTTTCCGGACAAGTTTCCGGGGGATCGGAGAAGCTTATCTATCTTTACACTCTGATGCTTTCCAAATTCTACGAGGTTACGGTATTATCCACGCGATCCTTGGATTATATTTCCTGGAAGAACCAAATCCCGGTCACCGACTTGGATACGGTTCTCCTAGGAAAGGATTCCGAGAAAAAAATCAGCAGAGAATGGATGGAAACGGAGGAAGGAAACAAGATTCGGATCCTTCGCTTTTCCGTGGACAAGGAAAGGAATATCCGTAAGTTCAATCGTTACTCCGATAAATTATTCCGAGCTCACGAATTCGAAAGCGTGGGAAAGAATCGATTCAAATCCCAGGAAGAAAGGGAACGAAACTGGGTGGATATGCAAGGCCCTTATTGTCCGGACCTGATCCAATATATCGAAACGAACGAAAGGGATTACGACGTATTCGTTTTCGTCTCCTATCTATACTATCCTATGGTTTACGGTTTACCTTTGGTTTCCAAAAAAGCCGTCGTCATTCCGACCCTACACGACGAACCTCCGGCTAAATTAGGAGTTTATAATAATCTTTTCAAAGACGACTCCGCCTATTGCTTCAATACTCCCGAAGAAAAACAGTTATTCTCGCGTTTATACGGCTACATTCCTAGTTTAGGAAGCGTAATCGGAATGTATCTATCCATACCGGAAAAAGAACCGACGGAAAAGGTTCCTCCCAAATCTCCGGACAAATCCTTCGATTTCCTGTATGTAGGAAGAATGGACGAAGGCAAAGGAGTTCTCAAAATGGCGAACTTCTTTGCGGAATGGCAAAAAAGAAGCGGTAGAAACGACAAATTATCCTTAGTAGGAAGGGGAGATGCGAAGCTGATGCAGAAGCTTTCCAAATTCCCGCATCTGGACTTGATCGGTTTCGTGGACGAAAAGGAAAAGAACGCTCGTATAGAGTCCTGCGATATTCTTATCAACCCATCTCCTATGGAAAGTTTTTCCATCATTCTTATGGAAGCTTGGATCCGTGAGAAAGCGGTCATGGTAAACGGAAAATCCGACGTTTTACAAGGACATTGCATCCGAAGTAATGCCGGATTGTATTATTCCGATCAGGAAAGTTTCGCGGCAGTAGCCGACTTTCTAGTCCAACATCCGAAAGAACGGGGAGAAATGGGACTGAACGGAAAGAGATATGTGCAGGCTAATTTTAATCCGGAGACCGTTGAAAGGAAATTGGTCCAAATCGTCGAGCGCTGCATTCGCAGGCGTTATTCCGATTGA
- a CDS encoding glycosyltransferase family 4 protein, with amino-acid sequence MNFGRRSVHQFAAGFNTGDAISNEMSSLRTLFRRMGYSSDIFAENTGPGTGALVKKHKAYSPRKRDILIYHHSIHSEVLEFVQETKNPKILVYHNVTPYHYFERYDLKLTYLLKKGREELEVLRDEFDFVLAVSEYNKKELNDLGFKNVEVLPITYQLPQVKFPIENPRPIDESPKIPKFLFVGRITPNKKQDDLIRFAHIYSKLFGPDFQLFIVGFSSKELYLYREELERMLDFYKLRQNVIITDFLSDEEVRRMYRSCDLFLSMSEHEGFCVPLLEAMIHKIPILAYDAGAVSETLDGAGILFKEKRMETVAELAHKLATDSNLRNEILDTQEHRLRNFSTVNPESIMRPILAKLA; translated from the coding sequence ATGAACTTCGGAAGAAGATCCGTCCATCAATTTGCAGCCGGATTCAATACCGGAGATGCGATTTCCAACGAGATGAGTTCTCTTCGAACTTTGTTTCGCAGAATGGGTTATTCTTCGGACATATTCGCAGAAAATACGGGGCCGGGAACGGGAGCTCTGGTGAAAAAACATAAGGCCTATTCTCCCCGGAAAAGGGATATCCTGATCTATCACCATTCCATCCATTCAGAAGTATTGGAATTCGTTCAAGAAACCAAGAATCCAAAGATCCTAGTCTATCATAACGTAACGCCTTATCATTATTTCGAAAGATACGATCTGAAACTCACTTATCTTCTAAAAAAAGGACGAGAAGAATTGGAAGTCCTACGAGACGAATTCGATTTCGTGCTGGCCGTATCCGAATATAACAAGAAGGAACTGAACGATCTGGGTTTTAAGAATGTCGAAGTTCTGCCGATCACTTACCAACTTCCGCAAGTAAAATTTCCGATTGAAAATCCTCGACCGATCGACGAATCCCCTAAAATTCCTAAATTCCTTTTTGTAGGAAGAATCACTCCCAATAAAAAGCAGGACGATCTGATCCGCTTCGCACATATTTACTCCAAGCTATTCGGTCCGGATTTCCAACTCTTCATCGTTGGATTCAGTTCCAAGGAACTCTATCTATATAGGGAAGAATTGGAGAGAATGTTGGATTTCTATAAGCTAAGGCAGAATGTAATCATAACGGATTTTCTTTCGGACGAAGAAGTGAGAAGAATGTACCGTTCCTGCGATCTTTTTCTGTCCATGAGCGAGCACGAGGGGTTCTGCGTTCCGCTATTGGAAGCGATGATACATAAGATTCCTATTTTGGCATACGACGCGGGAGCCGTAAGCGAAACACTGGACGGAGCCGGAATTCTATTTAAAGAAAAACGAATGGAAACCGTCGCAGAATTGGCTCACAAACTCGCCACCGATTCGAATCTGAGAAACGAGATATTGGATACCCAGGAACATCGACTGAGAAATTTTTCTACGGTCAATCCGGAATCCATCATGAGGCCGATTCTTGCTAAACTCGCGTAG